One region of Marivirga arenosa genomic DNA includes:
- a CDS encoding LytR/AlgR family response regulator transcription factor, producing the protein MKILIFEDEPLAQERIKQIIDKFRPNWEIVGTSQSIKDSRLLLQNNQSIDLIISDIHLADGNCFDVFENQNRKIPIIFLTAYDQHALQSFDHYCIDYVLKPLQEKRLIDAFEKFEELCVSQEGKSNDNALLNQVIEKLNGKKFKKRFLTKVGNKMLFKEVDEIAYFYAEDKIVYLKEIGSSKKYIVNFSLEELENQLLDPSIFYRINRSVIINLEALIEMKSYHNGRLKLIVQSSDDMDLIVARERVGHFKDWINQ; encoded by the coding sequence ATGAAAATTTTAATTTTTGAAGACGAGCCATTAGCTCAAGAGAGAATAAAACAAATTATTGATAAATTTCGGCCAAATTGGGAAATAGTAGGTACATCACAGAGTATAAAAGATTCAAGACTATTACTGCAGAATAATCAAAGTATAGATTTAATTATCAGCGACATTCATTTGGCAGATGGTAATTGCTTTGATGTATTTGAAAATCAAAATAGAAAAATACCCATTATTTTTTTAACAGCTTATGATCAACATGCCTTACAATCATTTGATCATTACTGTATTGACTACGTTTTAAAACCACTTCAGGAAAAGAGGTTGATTGACGCATTTGAAAAATTTGAAGAATTATGCGTTAGTCAAGAAGGCAAGAGTAATGACAATGCACTTCTTAATCAGGTTATCGAAAAGTTGAATGGTAAAAAGTTTAAGAAGCGATTTCTTACTAAAGTAGGCAATAAAATGCTATTTAAAGAGGTAGATGAAATTGCTTATTTCTATGCTGAAGATAAAATTGTTTATCTTAAAGAAATTGGATCCTCAAAAAAATACATAGTTAATTTCAGTTTAGAGGAATTAGAAAATCAACTTTTAGATCCTTCAATTTTTTATAGGATTAACAGATCCGTCATTATTAACTTAGAGGCTCTAATTGAAATGAAGAGTTACCATAATGGTAGATTGAAACTAATCGTTCAATCATCTGATGATATGGATTTAATAGTAGCTAGAGAACGAGTGGGACACTTTAAAGACTGGATTAATCAATAA
- a CDS encoding sensor histidine kinase — protein MFQHKRRFLFITLLAIYSFVNIIVLEGDRLYQAALPYHLLFITIFGLSFSVWMANLFIQNYLIKSIKSIHPLLQQFLISIIATVLISLLSVELTSLTLGDPFTLTQKNFMLTFGFTSRINLFLNTVNAIYFFNKKFREKELETEKLKNATIGSQYERLNHQLNPHFLFNNLNALSSLMHTDLEKADIFLQKLSSMYRYISLNVNEELVPVEQELNFLKDYISLLEIRFKNSLIISLNINPDLSKLFIPPVVLQLLIENVVKHNYFTQEAPVKVDITGENGHLLIKNTIQLKKEDIDSIGIGLKNISERYRFLGEQISINKTEEFFEVSVPLINIK, from the coding sequence ATGTTTCAGCACAAAAGAAGGTTTCTCTTTATTACGCTACTTGCAATATATTCATTCGTGAATATTATAGTGCTGGAAGGAGACCGATTATACCAAGCTGCTCTACCCTACCATCTGCTATTCATTACGATTTTTGGTTTATCTTTTTCAGTATGGATGGCCAATCTTTTTATTCAGAATTATTTAATCAAGAGTATAAAAAGTATTCATCCGCTTTTACAGCAGTTTTTGATAAGTATAATAGCTACTGTTTTGATTAGTCTGTTATCGGTTGAATTGACTTCTTTAACATTAGGGGACCCCTTTACTCTGACTCAGAAAAATTTTATGTTGACATTTGGATTTACTTCCAGAATAAACCTATTCTTAAATACTGTTAATGCAATTTATTTTTTCAATAAGAAATTCAGAGAAAAAGAATTGGAAACTGAGAAATTGAAAAATGCAACAATTGGTAGTCAATATGAAAGATTAAACCACCAGCTAAATCCGCATTTTCTTTTTAATAATCTTAATGCATTATCCTCATTGATGCACACTGATTTAGAAAAAGCAGACATTTTTCTGCAAAAACTATCCTCGATGTATAGGTATATATCTTTAAACGTAAATGAAGAACTGGTTCCAGTTGAACAAGAATTAAATTTTCTTAAAGATTATATTTCACTTCTTGAAATCAGATTTAAAAACTCACTTATCATTTCATTAAATATTAATCCTGATTTATCTAAATTATTTATTCCTCCCGTAGTTCTTCAATTACTAATTGAAAATGTAGTAAAGCATAACTATTTTACACAAGAGGCACCCGTTAAGGTAGATATAACTGGCGAAAATGGTCATCTACTCATTAAAAATACTATCCAATTAAAAAAAGAAGATATAGATTCTATTGGGATAGGATTAAAAAACATTTCTGAGAGATATAGGTTTTTAGGAGAACAAATCTCGATAAATAAAACTGAAGAATTTTTTGAGGTATCAGTTCCATTAATCAATATAAAATGA
- a CDS encoding fasciclin domain-containing protein, with protein sequence MRNLWRLFVLIPLMFIGFACEDEMDEDDMTPAPNLVEAAQDAGLTTLLDAVGAVDGLDQTLLNAEAITVFAPSNAAFAAALEAFNAADLNELVAAIGGIGNLEIVLGFHVVPAVAFAEDLNEGENTFTTLANQELLVNLSGGAVTVTDAAGNTVNVQTADVEIENGVVHVIDGVLLPTLPETEEPEEELPNLVDAATEAGLTTLLDAVGAVNGLADNLLAAEAITVFAPTNEAFGNALEAYGVNSLNELVAELGGVDNLETVLGFHVVPATAFAEDLAEGEQSFSTLAGQDLTVTRTGTNVTVTDAAGNTFNVITADVAIDNGVVHVIDGVLLPEIELPTVVEAATSAELTTLLDAIGAVEGLDQTLLDSDAITVFAPTNEAFGDALEAYGVSTLDQLVAELGGLDNLEAVLGFHVVPAVAFSHDLEDGATFETLQGGTLTVNVTENGVTVTDFNGTVYNVVTADVAIDNGVVHVIDGVLLPEITLPSVVDAATDAGLSTLIDALVAAELDDDVSNAEAITVFAPTNAAFADLLAAQEVDDLDGLIAKLGAEAVAAVLQFHVVPAVAFSHDLTDGDTFETLQGESLTVNVLEDGVTVTDVNNNTFNVTTADVAIENGVVHVIDGVLLPTL encoded by the coding sequence ATGAGAAATTTATGGAGATTATTCGTTTTGATACCCTTGATGTTTATCGGGTTCGCATGTGAGGATGAGATGGATGAGGATGATATGACGCCAGCACCAAATTTAGTTGAAGCAGCACAAGATGCAGGGTTAACTACATTATTGGACGCAGTTGGCGCTGTTGATGGTTTGGATCAAACATTATTGAATGCTGAGGCAATTACTGTCTTTGCACCTTCAAACGCTGCCTTTGCTGCGGCATTAGAAGCATTTAATGCAGCGGATTTAAATGAATTGGTTGCGGCAATAGGCGGGATAGGAAACCTTGAGATTGTCCTAGGATTTCACGTAGTTCCTGCGGTTGCTTTTGCTGAAGATTTGAATGAAGGAGAGAATACTTTCACTACTTTAGCTAATCAGGAACTCTTAGTGAATTTATCAGGTGGTGCAGTAACTGTTACTGATGCAGCTGGTAATACAGTAAATGTTCAGACTGCCGATGTAGAAATCGAAAATGGAGTTGTTCATGTAATCGATGGAGTTTTACTTCCTACATTACCTGAAACAGAAGAACCAGAGGAAGAACTTCCAAATTTAGTTGATGCAGCTACTGAAGCTGGTTTAACAACGCTTTTAGACGCAGTTGGCGCTGTTAATGGATTAGCAGACAACCTACTAGCAGCGGAGGCAATTACTGTATTTGCACCAACTAATGAAGCTTTTGGAAATGCATTGGAAGCATACGGTGTAAATTCCCTCAACGAATTAGTAGCAGAATTAGGCGGGGTCGATAATCTAGAAACTGTATTAGGTTTTCATGTAGTACCTGCAACTGCTTTTGCTGAGGATTTAGCAGAAGGAGAACAAAGCTTCTCTACTCTAGCAGGGCAGGATTTAACAGTAACAAGAACAGGTACTAATGTTACGGTGACGGATGCCGCTGGCAATACATTTAATGTAATTACAGCTGATGTAGCAATTGATAATGGAGTGGTTCATGTTATCGATGGTGTTCTATTACCTGAGATTGAATTACCGACAGTTGTTGAAGCAGCAACTTCTGCAGAACTTACCACCTTACTTGATGCAATAGGAGCAGTAGAAGGTTTAGATCAAACCTTATTAGATTCAGATGCCATTACAGTATTTGCACCAACAAACGAAGCATTTGGTGATGCACTTGAAGCATATGGTGTAAGCACATTAGATCAATTAGTAGCTGAATTAGGAGGTCTTGATAATTTGGAAGCAGTGTTAGGTTTCCATGTTGTACCTGCTGTTGCATTCTCTCATGATTTAGAAGATGGTGCAACTTTTGAGACACTTCAAGGAGGTACTTTAACTGTTAATGTTACGGAAAATGGTGTAACCGTTACAGATTTCAATGGTACTGTTTATAATGTAGTTACTGCTGATGTAGCAATAGATAATGGTGTTGTTCATGTAATTGATGGTGTATTATTGCCAGAAATCACTTTACCGTCTGTTGTTGATGCTGCAACTGATGCAGGATTGTCTACTTTGATAGATGCATTGGTAGCAGCTGAATTGGATGATGATGTTTCCAATGCTGAAGCGATTACTGTTTTTGCTCCAACCAACGCTGCTTTTGCTGATTTATTAGCAGCTCAGGAAGTAGATGATTTAGATGGTTTAATTGCTAAGTTAGGAGCTGAAGCAGTTGCAGCTGTTTTACAATTTCATGTAGTTCCTGCGGTAGCATTTTCTCACGATTTAACAGATGGTGATACATTTGAAACTCTTCAGGGAGAAAGCTTAACGGTTAATGTTTTGGAAGATGGAGTAACGGTAACAGATGTTAATAATAACACTTTCAATGTAACCACCGCTGATGTAGCAATTGAAAACGGTGTAGTACATGTAATTGATGGAGTTTTATTACCAACTTTATAA
- a CDS encoding MbnP family protein, with protein MKIINYLFYILPLFIFACGGNEESTADLDLEFIHMADEESFNYESLYQNEAGNEFSVRLWRTYISKIELINSNGEVYAVPESYHLIEPQNDNKYTLNLKNIPSATYNSIQFYLGVEGEENLSGTAIGDLDPSNNMAWNWTTGYKFIRIDGEFKNKAGNRRGVVVHIGTEKNLKKQEFTFNTPLVLNQNTSKLNFELDLLELFKGPNTIDFEILSDFQFNNEADLIGDNYADGFIDLR; from the coding sequence ATGAAAATAATTAACTATCTATTTTATATTTTGCCTCTATTCATTTTTGCTTGTGGTGGAAATGAAGAAAGTACCGCTGATTTAGATTTAGAATTCATCCATATGGCTGATGAAGAGAGTTTTAATTATGAATCATTATACCAAAATGAAGCCGGAAATGAGTTTTCAGTACGTTTATGGAGAACGTACATCAGCAAAATTGAACTGATCAATTCAAATGGAGAAGTTTATGCTGTTCCAGAAAGTTACCATCTTATTGAGCCTCAAAACGATAATAAGTACACTTTAAACTTAAAAAATATTCCATCGGCCACTTATAATTCAATCCAGTTTTACTTAGGGGTAGAGGGTGAGGAAAATCTATCGGGTACGGCAATTGGTGATCTGGATCCTTCGAACAATATGGCCTGGAACTGGACTACTGGTTATAAATTTATTAGAATTGATGGTGAATTTAAAAATAAAGCAGGAAATAGGAGAGGGGTTGTAGTTCATATCGGAACTGAAAAGAATCTTAAAAAACAAGAGTTTACCTTTAACACTCCTTTAGTTTTAAACCAAAATACATCAAAGTTAAATTTTGAATTGGATTTGCTAGAACTGTTTAAAGGACCTAACACAATAGATTTTGAAATCCTGAGTGATTTCCAATTTAATAATGAAGCAGATTTAATCGGTGATAATTATGCTGATGGCTTTATCGATTTAAGGTAA